A single window of uncultured Methanospirillum sp. DNA harbors:
- a CDS encoding DHH family phosphoesterase, producing MQDYRLPGVPGNRTYLICGCGSVGYLILEELKKEGGRLLCMDNNPERVQELREQKIEAFLRDMLDAEMLHGIADFNIAFVVSDSHEANSAAMRTIREKYPRVHVVARAIDPISEKDLIQEGADLVLYPQQVVATAAIDHLQKFQKHHLSKQLFDILRSWTGILGIITHTNPDPDAISSAMALAAIAKKANPDLETRILYDGIIGHQENRTLVNLLDIKMEKVRPETLAECSHLALVDSKGPGINNGLLPTTPVDIIIDHHYEPQSGSIIRAPFVDVRQSAGACATILTEYLIELEIEPDQMVATALLYGIRADTKQFRRNVTPRDLEYSAFLLKYSDEDLLEKIMSPQYAHETIDIIGDAINNRKTKNGYLFSNVGYVRNRDALPQAADLLINLEGISTALVYGITDDAIIMSGRNRDLRLNLGNVMSEAFSDLGDAGGHATMAAASIPLHVFSSVREKKGLLEMVIEPILQNFYRLVGLLEDESGEV from the coding sequence ATGCAGGATTATCGCCTCCCGGGAGTTCCCGGCAACAGAACCTATCTGATCTGCGGGTGCGGGAGTGTCGGGTATCTCATTCTGGAGGAGCTCAAGAAGGAAGGTGGAAGGCTCCTCTGCATGGATAATAATCCCGAACGGGTTCAGGAGCTGAGGGAACAGAAGATAGAGGCATTCCTGCGTGATATGCTTGATGCCGAAATGCTCCATGGGATCGCTGATTTTAATATTGCATTCGTAGTCAGCGACAGTCACGAAGCAAATAGTGCGGCAATGCGGACGATCAGGGAGAAGTACCCCCGGGTCCATGTGGTTGCACGTGCGATTGATCCGATCAGTGAGAAGGATCTCATCCAGGAAGGTGCCGACCTGGTTCTGTATCCACAGCAGGTTGTAGCAACCGCTGCAATCGATCATCTTCAGAAATTTCAGAAGCATCACCTCTCAAAGCAGCTTTTTGATATCCTGAGATCCTGGACCGGGATTCTGGGAATCATCACTCACACAAATCCGGATCCTGATGCAATATCCAGTGCCATGGCCCTTGCTGCAATAGCAAAAAAAGCTAATCCGGATCTTGAGACCCGCATTCTGTATGACGGGATCATCGGTCACCAGGAGAACCGCACCCTGGTGAACCTGCTTGATATCAAGATGGAGAAGGTTCGTCCTGAAACGCTGGCAGAGTGCTCGCACCTTGCTCTTGTTGACAGTAAAGGACCGGGCATCAACAACGGTCTGCTTCCTACCACCCCGGTTGACATCATCATCGATCACCATTACGAGCCCCAGTCCGGCAGTATCATCAGGGCACCGTTTGTGGATGTCAGGCAGAGTGCCGGTGCATGTGCAACTATCCTGACCGAATATCTGATAGAACTTGAGATCGAGCCGGATCAGATGGTTGCTACCGCCCTGCTCTATGGCATCAGGGCTGACACCAAGCAGTTCAGAAGAAATGTAACACCACGGGATCTTGAGTACTCAGCATTTCTGCTCAAGTACAGTGACGAGGATCTGCTTGAGAAGATCATGTCACCCCAGTATGCCCATGAGACGATCGATATCATCGGCGATGCAATCAACAACCGTAAGACCAAGAACGGGTACCTCTTTTCAAACGTCGGATATGTCCGTAACCGTGATGCCCTCCCTCAGGCTGCAGATCTCCTCATCAATCTGGAAGGGATCAGCACGGCACTCGTGTATGGAATAACTGACGATGCGATCATCATGTCAGGCCGTAATCGTGACCTCAGGTTGAATCTTGGCAACGTGATGAGCGAGGCCTTCTCTGATCTCGGGGATGCCGGTGGCCATGCAACGATGGCTGCAGCGAGTATTCCGCTCCATGTCTTCTCGTCAGTGAGGGAGAAGAAAGGGCTTTTAGAGATGGTTATCGAGCCCATCCTGCAGAACTTCTACCGGCTTGTCGGGCTTCTGGAGGACGAGTCCGGTGAGGTATGA
- a CDS encoding HEAT repeat domain-containing protein, whose protein sequence is MITLFRPDPERMRLKGDLDGLIKIVRTSPDTPMRVESALALGRMQTPRAVPELIALLGDPDPRVVDAASEALEFIGKPAVRPLIETFNSADETVTRWLHRTLLRLGPSVVPEILACTPILNEAGEERAAYTLLSYGKPVLPIIVSTLGSEERRTARMAEAMVETAGRDAVPYLIQALDSPDDEVRARSAALLILLGDQVVVDLLSSCAQDRDETRDLKFYIIQEIGRPALEPLYDSLKDPNPVTSSMALKVFMEIGDAAIVPLIRGIYDEDPEIRAVSENALIRIGEPVVEHLIREIPLHKENDREQISSVLIRIGEPGLPKLTQALFNPSADIARTVSGILPRLGSLSAPWLLLVVEEKGDEATGPVARVFREMGRLAFPILEEAIPTRGGKTATFAIRMLREIDPVRAIDPLIDSLSNHDNRVREAAMDELMQMGDMVTPRFIHVLSSGNENAAMLADSALRQMGSDAAPDLADALGDPLSADPSKISSILSDIGTDAVPYLIPMIVPGSQGQIQAYAIIKNQGAKAVPELLDALGSAGPDLTRGIKELLAISFEQDPGVFIEQMMKQRSGASMDAVSEIIRASPEQVIPHLIELINTGDTDQIQFAGDLLEKFGDAAIKPLINSLRQEEDEEQKLVLTSFLVKMGPAAVPALIEELRDPMLVVYAVAALGSIGEPAVPTLMNLLHDQDQEIVNYAGLSLARIGQPAIPSLFSLFNEDKSMVPLISSIFANMGGVALPRLLDEFKALETTGEQGSERGISLMSMILDISMNDAPQMHHLFSLKDPEMQRMLTGILVSKGTAVIDPLIGALLSWTGPTPTLVLQTFASMKGQVITRVHQVMEQLPDRDLRRIPLIHLLGDLMDPSSASIIFKALEDSDRRIRIAAVRELGKFGREALDPLTSALQDEDREVRVAAIESMGDIGLPVLDQLLGALKDEDGEIRAAAINGIGKIGEPAMFMLIQALTDSDRRVRQDVVRLLQGFGWKPKYTTDRLSYLFAREDWDTLVNIGPPSMDILARGLEDSDPEVSNACHEALKQIKSRLPTV, encoded by the coding sequence ATGATCACATTATTCAGACCTGATCCTGAACGGATGCGACTGAAAGGGGATCTTGACGGGCTGATAAAAATTGTCAGAACATCTCCTGATACGCCCATGCGGGTAGAATCTGCCCTGGCCCTCGGGAGGATGCAGACACCACGTGCAGTACCTGAACTCATCGCACTCCTTGGAGATCCGGATCCCAGGGTTGTGGATGCAGCCTCTGAAGCTCTTGAGTTCATCGGAAAACCAGCAGTTCGTCCCCTGATTGAGACCTTTAACAGCGCTGATGAAACAGTCACACGATGGCTGCATCGGACACTGCTCAGGCTCGGCCCCTCGGTCGTTCCGGAGATCCTCGCGTGTACCCCCATCCTGAATGAGGCAGGCGAAGAACGGGCTGCATATACTCTTCTCAGTTATGGCAAACCGGTACTTCCGATCATAGTCAGTACTCTGGGATCAGAAGAGCGGCGGACTGCACGAATGGCAGAAGCCATGGTCGAGACTGCCGGGCGGGATGCGGTTCCCTATCTCATTCAGGCCCTTGACAGTCCGGATGATGAAGTCCGGGCGCGATCAGCAGCACTTCTTATCCTCCTCGGAGATCAGGTGGTTGTCGATCTGCTTTCCTCATGTGCTCAGGATCGGGACGAAACCCGTGACCTCAAGTTCTATATCATACAGGAGATCGGCAGACCAGCCCTTGAGCCATTATATGATTCACTCAAGGATCCCAACCCGGTCACCTCCTCAATGGCACTCAAGGTCTTCATGGAGATCGGGGACGCTGCCATCGTGCCCCTCATCAGGGGAATATATGACGAAGATCCTGAGATCCGCGCCGTCTCGGAGAACGCCCTGATACGAATCGGAGAGCCTGTTGTAGAGCACCTGATCAGGGAGATTCCACTGCATAAAGAGAACGACAGAGAGCAGATCAGTTCTGTTCTGATCAGGATAGGAGAGCCGGGACTTCCCAAACTGACCCAGGCACTCTTTAATCCCTCGGCAGATATCGCCAGGACAGTATCAGGAATTCTTCCAAGACTGGGCTCGCTTTCAGCTCCCTGGCTACTCCTGGTAGTTGAAGAGAAAGGTGATGAAGCCACCGGCCCGGTAGCACGCGTGTTCAGGGAGATGGGAAGACTGGCATTTCCAATCCTTGAAGAGGCGATACCAACGCGGGGAGGGAAGACTGCAACTTTTGCCATCAGGATGCTCAGAGAGATCGATCCGGTACGGGCAATTGATCCGTTGATCGATTCCCTCTCCAACCACGACAACAGAGTTCGGGAAGCAGCGATGGATGAACTGATGCAGATGGGTGACATGGTCACACCCAGATTCATTCATGTTCTCTCTTCAGGAAATGAGAACGCTGCAATGCTCGCAGACTCGGCGCTCAGGCAGATGGGATCTGATGCTGCACCTGACCTTGCAGATGCGCTTGGTGACCCCCTCTCTGCAGATCCCTCAAAGATAAGTTCGATCCTTTCTGATATCGGGACTGACGCTGTGCCATACCTCATCCCTATGATCGTGCCGGGAAGCCAGGGGCAGATTCAGGCATACGCGATCATCAAGAACCAGGGAGCTAAGGCTGTTCCTGAACTCCTCGATGCACTCGGCTCAGCAGGGCCTGATCTTACAAGAGGGATCAAGGAACTTCTGGCGATCTCATTTGAACAGGATCCGGGAGTCTTTATCGAACAGATGATGAAGCAGAGATCAGGCGCAAGCATGGATGCGGTCAGCGAGATCATCCGGGCATCTCCTGAACAGGTCATTCCCCACCTCATCGAACTGATTAACACCGGTGATACCGATCAGATCCAGTTTGCAGGCGACCTTCTCGAAAAGTTCGGAGATGCAGCAATCAAGCCGTTGATCAACAGTCTGCGCCAGGAAGAAGATGAAGAGCAGAAACTGGTGCTCACCTCGTTCCTGGTAAAGATGGGACCGGCAGCAGTGCCTGCTCTTATTGAGGAACTGAGGGATCCGATGCTCGTGGTGTATGCAGTGGCAGCACTCGGATCAATCGGGGAACCTGCGGTGCCAACCCTGATGAACCTGCTCCATGATCAGGATCAGGAGATTGTTAACTATGCAGGACTCTCCCTGGCAAGGATCGGACAACCAGCAATCCCTTCACTCTTCAGCCTCTTCAACGAGGACAAGTCGATGGTGCCGCTGATCAGCAGCATCTTCGCCAATATGGGTGGAGTGGCACTACCACGGCTCCTTGATGAGTTCAAGGCGCTTGAGACTACAGGCGAGCAGGGTAGTGAACGCGGTATCTCACTGATGTCAATGATTCTGGACATCTCAATGAATGATGCTCCGCAGATGCACCATCTCTTCAGCCTGAAAGATCCCGAGATGCAGCGGATGCTCACCGGCATCCTGGTGAGCAAAGGTACCGCCGTCATCGATCCCCTGATCGGTGCCCTGCTGAGCTGGACCGGGCCGACACCAACACTGGTGCTGCAGACATTTGCAAGCATGAAAGGACAGGTTATCACCCGGGTCCACCAGGTGATGGAGCAGCTTCCGGATCGAGACCTCAGAAGAATTCCACTGATTCACCTGCTCGGCGATCTCATGGATCCCTCATCTGCATCGATCATCTTCAAGGCACTGGAAGATTCTGATCGCAGGATCAGGATCGCTGCGGTCCGAGAACTCGGAAAGTTCGGAAGGGAGGCACTCGACCCGCTCACCAGTGCATTACAGGATGAGGACCGGGAGGTCAGGGTCGCGGCCATCGAATCGATGGGAGATATCGGGCTTCCGGTTCTTGACCAGTTGCTTGGTGCTCTGAAAGATGAGGATGGAGAGATCAGGGCAGCAGCCATCAACGGGATAGGAAAGATCGGCGAGCCTGCCATGTTCATGCTGATCCAGGCCCTGACAGATTCTGACCGGAGGGTGCGGCAGGATGTGGTGCGGCTGCTTCAGGGATTTGGCTGGAAACCAAAGTACACCACAGATCGTCTGAGTTACCTCTTTGCTCGCGAGGACTGGGATACACTCGTGAATATAGGCCCACCAAGCATGGATATTCTTGCCCGCGGGCTAGAGGATTCTGATCCTGAAGTGAGTAATGCCTGTCATGAGGCCCTGAAACAGATCAAGAGCAGGCTGCCAACTGTCTGA